A single region of the Methanofollis sp. genome encodes:
- the phoU gene encoding phosphate signaling complex protein PhoU: MSEKFHDELKALRGEFIEYGQFSADMLKDAFRALKDGDTDLADAVLQRKTHLAELSDHFDERLLTLIALYQPMAKDLRVIACTLKMNDALYRIGRYGKDIAMLVPEFAASGHLGRMLNLPYMAEMVFSMVDDTLRAYEQGDIAPLATFSERDDCVDDLRYSVFREGVTYMMEDPKNIERCMDYVMVARYLERCGDHCCTMAEKIHYMVMGKRIEIR; the protein is encoded by the coding sequence ATGAGCGAGAAGTTTCATGACGAACTGAAGGCCCTGAGAGGGGAGTTCATCGAATACGGACAGTTTTCAGCGGACATGCTGAAGGACGCCTTCAGGGCGCTGAAGGACGGGGACACGGACCTCGCGGACGCGGTCCTCCAGCGGAAAACCCACCTTGCAGAACTCTCCGACCACTTCGACGAGCGCCTGCTCACCCTCATCGCCCTGTACCAGCCGATGGCAAAGGACCTCAGGGTGATCGCCTGCACCCTCAAGATGAACGACGCCCTCTACCGCATCGGACGGTACGGGAAGGACATCGCCATGCTCGTCCCGGAGTTCGCCGCATCCGGCCACCTCGGGCGGATGCTCAACCTCCCGTACATGGCCGAGATGGTCTTCTCGATGGTCGACGACACCCTCCGCGCCTACGAACAGGGGGACATCGCCCCGCTCGCCACCTTCTCCGAGAGGGACGACTGCGTGGACGACCTCAGGTACTCGGTCTTCAGGGAGGGGGTCACCTACATGATGGAGGACCCGAAGAACATCGAGAGGTGCATGGACTATGTGATGGTGGCACGGTATCTCGAAAGGTGCGGTGACCACTGCTGCACGATGGCCGAGAAGATCCACTACATGGTGATGGGGAAGAGGATCGAGATCAGATGA
- a CDS encoding ferritin family protein, protein MPEFGNPFAGTAYGRKLTDAELVRAIRFMVSAEYEAVQLYQQLAESTDNTLAQAVLLDIAGEEIVHAGEFLRLLKELSPEEEGYYAKGTEEVEEMIEKIRK, encoded by the coding sequence ATGCCGGAATTTGGCAACCCGTTTGCAGGCACCGCATACGGCCGGAAGCTGACCGATGCCGAACTCGTCCGCGCGATCCGCTTCATGGTCTCGGCGGAGTACGAGGCGGTCCAGCTCTACCAGCAGCTTGCAGAGTCCACGGACAACACACTCGCACAGGCGGTCCTCCTCGACATCGCCGGGGAGGAGATCGTCCATGCGGGAGAGTTTCTCCGTCTCCTGAAGGAACTCTCGCCCGAGGAGGAGGGATATTACGCAAAAGGGACAGAAGAGGTCGAGGAGATGATCGAGAAGATCAGGAAGTGA
- the pstB gene encoding phosphate ABC transporter ATP-binding protein PstB, whose translation MTETAILSARNLNLYYGESHALKEITIDIAPKRVTALIGPSGCGKSSLLRCFNRMNDLVENVRIEGEILFAGEDITSPQADVVAIRKRIGMVFQKPNPFPKSIYENVAYGPRVHGIRDAKALDAIVEKSLRDAALWEEVKDRLHSSAIGLSGGQQQRLCIARTLAVEPEVILMDEPCSALDPIATAKIEALIEDLKTRYTVIIVTHSMQQAAQASDYTGFMYLGELVEFGETTQIFEAPKNRLTENYVTGRFG comes from the coding sequence ATGACAGAGACTGCAATCCTCTCGGCCAGAAACCTCAACCTCTACTACGGGGAGAGTCATGCCCTGAAGGAGATAACGATCGATATCGCGCCGAAGAGGGTGACCGCCCTCATCGGCCCCTCGGGGTGCGGGAAGTCCTCCCTCCTCCGATGTTTCAACCGGATGAACGACCTGGTCGAGAATGTCAGGATCGAGGGGGAGATCCTCTTCGCAGGTGAGGATATCACCTCTCCTCAGGCCGACGTCGTCGCGATCAGGAAGAGGATCGGGATGGTCTTCCAGAAACCGAACCCCTTCCCGAAGTCGATCTACGAGAATGTCGCATATGGCCCGAGGGTCCACGGCATCAGGGACGCGAAGGCCCTCGACGCGATCGTGGAGAAGAGCCTCCGCGACGCCGCCCTCTGGGAGGAGGTGAAGGACCGTCTCCACTCCTCGGCCATTGGCCTCTCCGGGGGGCAGCAGCAGCGCCTCTGCATCGCCCGCACCCTCGCGGTCGAGCCCGAGGTGATCCTGATGGACGAACCCTGCTCGGCCCTCGACCCGATCGCCACGGCAAAGATCGAGGCCCTGATCGAGGACCTGAAGACGCGCTACACGGTGATCATCGTCACGCACAGCATGCAGCAGGCGGCGCAGGCAAGCGACTACACCGGGTTTATGTACCTCGGCGAACTCGTGGAGTTCGGCGAGACGACCCAGATCTTCGAGGCCCCGAAGAACAGACTGACAGAGAACTATGTGACCGGCCGTTTCGGATAG